In Amycolatopsis coloradensis, one genomic interval encodes:
- a CDS encoding heavy metal translocating P-type ATPase produces the protein MTISAPEAAVRTVELTVSGMTCAACSARVERTLNKLDGVRASVNYATERATVQVPAALADDVLIERVRKSGYTAELRGEEDPDIGFARVRDLRRRLVVAALLAIPLGNLSITLALVPRLRFPGWELLCLALAVPVVFWSALPFHRATLRNLRHRSSSMDTLVSLGVLSSFAWSAWSAFAGGTEPGYWIGFGPTAAGADAIYLDVAAGVTTFLLAGRYFESRSRRSAAGLLAALDALAAKDVRVLRDGVERMVPVGELAVGDLFVVKPGESIAADGVVHSGLSTVDVSAVTGEPVPAEVATGDRVVGASVNRDGRLVVRATAVGTHTQLAQMTALAERAQARKAAVQRLVDRICAVFVPAVLGVAMVTLAAWLLGGAPAREGFAAAVAVLIIACPCALGLATPTALMAGVGRGAQLGILIKGPDALEASRTVDTVVLDKTGTVTTGKMTVTACRPADGFTLGEVLRFAGAVEAGSEHAIAAAVVTAARAELPDLPPVEGFGALPGLGAQGEVAGQEVLVGNARLFAERGIAVPDDFTAEDGTTAVLVAVDGRIAGQLAVRDVVKPSARAAVDALHALGLRTVLLTGDNEAAARVVADEIGVSDVRAGVLPAEKAAVIEELRAGGARVAMVGDGINDGPALATADLGMAMAQGSDIAVRSADMVLVREDLRVVPDAIRLADRTLRIIRGNLAWAFGYNVAAIPLAALGLLNPLIAGAAMSLSSVLVVSNSLRLKDFGRADRRAA, from the coding sequence ATGACGATTTCCGCGCCGGAGGCCGCCGTCCGCACGGTGGAACTGACCGTGTCGGGGATGACCTGCGCCGCTTGTTCGGCGCGGGTGGAACGCACGCTGAACAAGCTGGACGGGGTGCGCGCGTCGGTGAACTACGCGACCGAGCGCGCCACCGTGCAGGTGCCCGCGGCGCTGGCTGACGACGTGCTCATCGAGCGGGTCCGCAAATCCGGCTACACCGCGGAGCTTCGCGGCGAAGAGGATCCCGACATCGGCTTCGCCCGGGTCCGGGATCTCCGGCGACGGCTGGTCGTCGCCGCGCTGCTGGCGATCCCGCTGGGGAACCTCTCGATCACCCTCGCGCTGGTGCCGCGGCTGCGGTTCCCCGGCTGGGAACTGCTGTGCCTCGCCTTGGCCGTTCCCGTGGTGTTCTGGTCCGCGCTGCCGTTCCACCGTGCCACGCTGCGGAACCTCCGTCATCGATCGTCCAGTATGGACACCTTGGTGTCGCTGGGCGTGCTCTCGTCGTTCGCGTGGTCGGCGTGGTCCGCCTTCGCGGGCGGCACGGAACCCGGGTACTGGATCGGCTTCGGCCCGACGGCGGCCGGCGCCGACGCGATCTACCTCGACGTCGCCGCCGGTGTGACCACCTTCCTCCTGGCGGGCCGGTATTTCGAGAGCCGGTCCAGGCGCAGTGCCGCCGGACTCCTGGCCGCGCTGGACGCCCTGGCCGCCAAGGACGTCCGGGTGCTGCGGGACGGCGTCGAGCGCATGGTCCCGGTCGGCGAACTGGCCGTCGGGGACCTGTTCGTGGTAAAGCCGGGGGAGTCGATCGCCGCCGACGGAGTCGTCCACAGCGGACTGTCTACTGTGGACGTGAGTGCGGTGACCGGTGAGCCGGTGCCCGCGGAAGTCGCCACCGGGGACCGGGTCGTCGGTGCTTCGGTGAACCGGGACGGCAGGCTCGTCGTCCGCGCGACCGCGGTCGGCACGCATACGCAGCTGGCCCAGATGACCGCGCTGGCCGAACGCGCGCAGGCCCGCAAGGCCGCGGTGCAACGGCTGGTCGACCGGATCTGCGCGGTGTTCGTCCCCGCCGTGCTCGGCGTGGCGATGGTGACGCTCGCGGCCTGGCTGCTCGGCGGGGCACCCGCCCGCGAAGGGTTCGCGGCGGCCGTCGCCGTCCTCATCATCGCCTGCCCGTGCGCGCTCGGGCTGGCGACGCCGACCGCGTTGATGGCCGGGGTCGGCCGCGGCGCTCAGCTCGGCATCCTCATCAAGGGGCCGGACGCGCTCGAGGCGAGCCGCACGGTGGACACCGTCGTACTGGACAAGACCGGCACCGTCACCACCGGGAAGATGACCGTCACCGCGTGCCGCCCCGCCGACGGGTTCACCCTCGGCGAGGTGCTGCGGTTCGCCGGGGCCGTGGAGGCCGGTTCGGAGCACGCGATCGCGGCGGCCGTGGTGACCGCGGCGCGGGCGGAACTGCCGGATCTGCCCCCGGTCGAAGGATTCGGCGCACTGCCAGGGCTCGGCGCGCAGGGCGAGGTCGCGGGGCAGGAGGTCCTCGTCGGCAACGCGCGCTTGTTCGCCGAACGCGGGATCGCCGTCCCCGACGACTTCACGGCGGAGGACGGCACCACGGCGGTCCTCGTCGCGGTCGACGGCCGGATCGCCGGGCAGCTCGCGGTCCGGGACGTCGTGAAGCCGTCGGCACGAGCCGCTGTCGACGCCCTGCACGCGCTCGGCCTGCGGACCGTGCTGCTGACCGGCGACAACGAAGCCGCCGCCCGCGTGGTCGCGGACGAGATCGGCGTCTCCGACGTGCGCGCCGGAGTGCTGCCCGCGGAGAAGGCCGCGGTCATCGAGGAACTGCGGGCCGGGGGAGCGCGGGTCGCGATGGTCGGCGACGGGATCAACGACGGCCCGGCGCTGGCCACCGCGGATCTCGGCATGGCGATGGCGCAGGGCAGCGACATCGCGGTGCGCTCGGCCGACATGGTGCTGGTCCGCGAAGATCTGCGCGTGGTCCCCGACGCCATCCGGCTCGCCGACCGCACCCTGCGGATCATCCGGGGGAACCTGGCCTGGGCGTTCGGGTACAACGTCGCCGCGATCCCGCTGGCCGCGCTCGGCCTGCTGAACCCGCTGATCGCCGGGGCGGCGATGTCGCTGTCGTCGGTGCTCGTCGTGTCCAACAGCCTCCGGCTCAAGGACTTCGGCCGGGCGGACCGACGCGCCGCGTGA
- a CDS encoding DUF6801 domain-containing protein, whose protein sequence is MPLRINVRMLLAAGLTVLLTAGCLLFVAVRGAAAGTPVDKKLSFTCPFPLIGMQKLDVNIKADFEVPTAPGGTLTTSGLTITVTVPDKAARGLNLVGATTIEGTAAAGVTLVNGDANPLPVRIPLNVAKTDVPPSGTFSPVATGSVPTITLAKPGKTTLTVGDFTTRLTPKKADGSFTGLGSFTSDCTLDHGQDPILLSFDLGEKPAGHRFTIAGKTGIKALGADAPLTGAFELSPTAATVFSGGPVFDKAHTDFRLFGFLPGSADLEFVADGPQGGDLTGTGFVARSQFTTVLPLVTLVGMPVSTGPGCRTSAPSTAELRTGDGFTMAKGGALSGTYSLAPLTGCGAFTSYVSTLVQGDGNTFELALTPRG, encoded by the coding sequence ATGCCCCTTCGCATCAACGTCCGGATGCTGCTCGCGGCGGGCCTCACCGTCCTGCTCACGGCGGGCTGCCTGCTGTTCGTCGCCGTCCGCGGCGCGGCGGCCGGTACGCCCGTCGACAAGAAACTGTCGTTCACCTGCCCGTTCCCGCTGATCGGGATGCAGAAGCTCGACGTGAACATCAAGGCCGACTTCGAGGTGCCGACGGCGCCCGGCGGTACGCTCACCACCTCCGGCCTGACCATCACCGTGACGGTGCCGGACAAGGCGGCGCGCGGCCTCAACCTCGTCGGCGCCACCACCATCGAAGGCACCGCGGCGGCCGGGGTGACACTGGTCAACGGCGACGCGAACCCGCTTCCCGTGCGCATCCCGCTGAACGTCGCCAAGACCGACGTCCCGCCGTCCGGCACGTTCAGCCCGGTGGCGACCGGCTCCGTGCCCACCATCACGCTGGCGAAACCGGGCAAGACGACGCTGACCGTCGGCGACTTCACCACCCGGCTCACTCCGAAGAAGGCCGATGGCTCCTTCACCGGGCTGGGCTCCTTCACCTCGGACTGCACGCTCGACCACGGCCAGGACCCGATCCTGCTCTCCTTCGATCTCGGCGAGAAGCCCGCGGGGCACCGGTTCACGATCGCCGGGAAGACCGGTATCAAGGCACTCGGTGCCGACGCGCCGCTGACCGGCGCCTTCGAGCTGAGCCCGACCGCGGCGACGGTCTTCAGCGGCGGCCCGGTGTTCGACAAGGCACACACCGACTTCCGGCTGTTCGGCTTCCTGCCGGGCTCGGCCGATCTGGAGTTCGTCGCCGACGGACCGCAGGGCGGTGACCTCACCGGGACCGGTTTCGTCGCGAGATCCCAGTTCACCACCGTCCTCCCGCTGGTGACGCTCGTCGGCATGCCGGTCAGCACCGGGCCGGGCTGCCGGACGTCGGCCCCGTCGACGGCGGAACTGCGCACCGGCGACGGTTTCACCATGGCGAAGGGCGGCGCGCTCAGCGGCACCTATTCGCTGGCGCCGCTGACCGGCTGTGGCGCGTTCACCTCCTACGTGAGCACACTCGTCCAGGGGGACGGCAACACCTTCGAACTCGCGCTGACCCCGCGGGGCTGA
- a CDS encoding DUF6801 domain-containing protein, with product MSHRRGTKKAVAAAAAGAVGLAAAVLVVGAQSSVADPISLPLNYHCDLPLVGSQSLKVVINTDLPLSVKTGQPTGTFDIKAVSTINADTVSGLNLIGATTLEGQAVAAATVAAPGLNLPVNVPNDIAKQNIPTSGEMTVNAAGKTPSLTFNQPGEAKITVGDLRLKVTPRKADGSVTGITPDGTIDAPCKQDPGQNNTLATIKIGDGGGGTTTPTTPTTPTTTPTTPTTPTTPPTTTTTPGGGGIKYAFGIKGQTALKSLGSTAAINGGFDADVDLASKTFTGDLKLDPSSTQFKLFGFIDGRSEIKVEQVGKQTGELVGTGFKAHIKFNVFLPSVQIFGIPISNDPKCGTVSPSTSEMTTGPDFDLLKGGKLTGTYSLSALQNCGQLNDWVSAFAKSDGNTLDLNLTKK from the coding sequence GTGAGTCACCGTAGAGGAACCAAGAAGGCGGTCGCCGCCGCCGCTGCCGGTGCCGTGGGGCTTGCCGCCGCGGTACTCGTGGTCGGGGCACAGTCCAGTGTCGCCGATCCGATCTCGCTCCCGCTCAACTACCACTGCGACCTGCCGCTCGTGGGGTCGCAGTCGCTGAAGGTGGTGATCAACACCGATCTTCCGCTGTCGGTCAAGACCGGTCAGCCGACCGGCACGTTCGACATCAAGGCCGTCTCCACGATCAACGCGGACACGGTCAGCGGGCTCAACCTGATCGGTGCGACCACGCTGGAAGGACAGGCCGTCGCGGCGGCGACCGTGGCGGCACCGGGGCTCAACCTCCCGGTCAACGTCCCGAACGACATCGCCAAGCAGAACATCCCCACCTCGGGCGAGATGACGGTCAACGCGGCGGGCAAGACGCCTTCGCTGACCTTCAACCAGCCCGGCGAGGCGAAGATCACCGTGGGCGACCTGCGGCTGAAGGTCACCCCGCGCAAGGCTGACGGTTCGGTCACCGGTATCACGCCGGACGGCACGATCGACGCGCCGTGCAAGCAGGATCCTGGCCAGAACAACACGCTGGCCACGATCAAGATCGGTGACGGCGGTGGCGGCACGACCACGCCCACCACCCCGACCACGCCCACCACCACCCCCACGACGCCGACCACGCCGACGACCCCGCCCACTACCACCACCACGCCCGGTGGCGGCGGGATCAAGTACGCGTTCGGCATCAAGGGTCAGACCGCGCTGAAGTCGCTCGGCAGCACCGCGGCGATCAACGGTGGCTTCGACGCGGACGTGGACCTCGCGTCGAAGACGTTCACCGGTGACCTGAAGCTCGACCCGTCGTCCACCCAGTTCAAGCTGTTCGGGTTCATCGACGGCCGTTCGGAGATCAAGGTCGAGCAGGTCGGCAAGCAGACCGGTGAGCTCGTCGGCACCGGGTTCAAGGCGCACATCAAGTTCAACGTGTTCCTGCCGAGCGTGCAGATCTTCGGGATCCCCATCAGCAACGACCCGAAGTGCGGCACGGTCAGCCCGTCCACCAGCGAGATGACCACCGGTCCGGATTTCGACCTGCTCAAGGGCGGGAAGCTCACCGGCACCTACTCGCTGTCGGCCCTGCAGAACTGCGGTCAGCTGAACGACTGGGTCAGCGCGTTCGCCAAGAGCGACGGCAACACGCTCGATCTGAACCTCACCAAGAAGTAA
- a CDS encoding lipase family protein, whose product MPTPFPRPSRRTLAAALAIVLSAGLLTVLSGSPASSAAPAASDDSFYTPPSPLPAGKPGDIIRSRVSKAGPRKDSVNAWQVMYLSTDALGRPDAVTGTVLVPKNVDPAKAPIVSFGAGTHGPAFHCTPSKMIDIGAFYEQSGLDDALDAGFAVALTDYEGYRQDPKTTYVVGRSEGPAMIDAVRAAQRLPEANLSTDAKVLFRGYSQGGGAAAWAGELQPAYAPELNLVGVAAGGVPADLVQVTLQLDGKFGFGVFAYALIGLDHAYPELKLDSFLSDNGRVKLAEMQKSACTFELLTTYANQKIADYTTSAGYVRPEWVKRLNENKLGGTPPKVPVFLYHATQDQLVQFAQAEALRKAYCVAGVKTTWKTFDTDHITAVYTGNADVLAFLKDRVTGAPATSNC is encoded by the coding sequence GTGCCGACCCCGTTCCCCCGCCCGTCCCGCCGGACGCTCGCCGCCGCGCTGGCGATCGTCCTGTCCGCCGGTCTTCTGACCGTGCTGAGCGGGAGCCCGGCGAGCTCCGCCGCCCCGGCGGCGTCCGACGACTCGTTCTACACCCCGCCGTCCCCGCTCCCGGCGGGCAAACCGGGTGACATCATCCGCTCGCGTGTCTCGAAAGCCGGTCCGCGTAAGGATTCCGTCAACGCGTGGCAGGTGATGTACCTGTCGACCGACGCCCTCGGGCGGCCGGACGCGGTGACCGGGACCGTGCTGGTGCCGAAGAACGTGGACCCGGCGAAGGCGCCGATCGTCTCGTTCGGCGCCGGTACGCACGGCCCCGCCTTCCACTGCACGCCGTCGAAGATGATCGACATCGGCGCGTTCTACGAGCAATCCGGCCTCGACGACGCGCTCGACGCCGGATTCGCCGTCGCGCTCACCGACTACGAGGGCTATCGCCAGGATCCGAAGACGACGTACGTGGTCGGGCGTTCGGAAGGACCGGCGATGATCGACGCGGTCCGCGCCGCGCAGCGCCTGCCGGAGGCGAACCTGTCCACCGACGCCAAGGTGCTCTTCCGCGGGTACTCGCAGGGCGGCGGGGCGGCGGCCTGGGCTGGCGAACTGCAACCGGCCTACGCGCCGGAGCTGAACCTCGTCGGTGTCGCCGCCGGCGGCGTGCCCGCCGACCTCGTCCAGGTCACGCTGCAACTCGACGGAAAATTCGGTTTCGGCGTCTTCGCCTACGCACTGATCGGCCTCGACCACGCCTATCCCGAGCTGAAGCTGGATTCGTTCCTCAGCGACAACGGCCGCGTGAAGCTGGCGGAGATGCAGAAGAGCGCGTGCACCTTCGAGCTGCTCACCACCTACGCGAATCAGAAGATCGCCGACTACACGACCAGCGCCGGTTACGTGCGGCCGGAATGGGTGAAGCGGCTCAACGAGAACAAGCTCGGCGGCACTCCGCCGAAGGTCCCGGTGTTCCTCTACCACGCCACCCAGGACCAGCTCGTGCAGTTCGCGCAGGCCGAGGCGCTGCGCAAGGCCTACTGCGTCGCGGGTGTCAAGACGACCTGGAAGACCTTCGACACCGACCACATCACGGCGGTCTACACCGGTAACGCCGACGTGCTCGCCTTCCTCAAGGACCGGGTCACGGGCGCCCCGGCGACGTCGAACTGCTGA
- a CDS encoding GtrA family protein, translating into MLRTAPASFVDDGARTGERRELLRFATVGLAAFGLTLGANYGLKLTVLQEKPVTALAIATVVATAFSYLLSRRWAFHTRGGRRGFPEAALFFTVNAIAVTINLCPPLISRYVLRLEVPEVGFLVQEIADFVSGMVLGTAAGSAFRWWGYRRWVFPVAGARQTSAGRNRSARSASSIRSR; encoded by the coding sequence GTGCTCAGAACCGCCCCGGCGTCCTTTGTGGACGATGGTGCGCGGACCGGCGAGCGGCGTGAGCTGCTCCGGTTCGCCACCGTCGGCCTCGCGGCGTTCGGGCTCACGCTCGGGGCCAACTACGGGCTGAAACTCACTGTCCTGCAGGAGAAACCGGTCACGGCGCTCGCGATCGCGACCGTCGTGGCCACCGCCTTCTCATATCTGCTGTCCCGGCGCTGGGCGTTCCACACCCGCGGCGGCAGACGCGGCTTCCCGGAAGCGGCGCTGTTCTTCACCGTGAACGCGATCGCCGTGACGATCAACCTGTGCCCGCCGCTGATCTCGCGCTACGTCCTGCGGCTCGAGGTGCCCGAAGTCGGTTTCCTCGTCCAGGAGATCGCCGACTTCGTCAGCGGGATGGTGCTGGGCACCGCGGCGGGTTCGGCGTTCCGCTGGTGGGGCTACCGCCGCTGGGTGTTCCCGGTGGCGGGAGCGCGTCAGACGTCGGCGGGCCGCAACCGTTCCGCGCGCAGCGCCAGCTCGATCCGCAGCCGCTGA
- a CDS encoding helix-turn-helix domain-containing protein — MSWQPVGALWERLPRELGDAIRPRIPAIARHCVEGVVAEVSECAEVFRDGEARAAAVELTRRSIERAIDRVGVPELLQNDLLADFRAQGRIAFQQGLSREAAQAAFRVSSRVLWRSIAAIGRQLQLPGDVLYGAAECLFGDVVEVTMALTDGYNTAQAEATGPAEQRARLFRLLTGGSGYSQADAGALAVAIGWRIPERITAVVFTAAPGAPSFPPGLLPAAVPVDLVSDAPGALVACPEADLGGLRDLPSGWSATVGVSVPVAQAAESFRIARRASELTQRGMITTVGPVLWCEEHITTLLLLADEFLLDRLAGEALEPLSGLAPRQHDELAATLLTQVQTRGSAPEIARRLAVHPQTVRARLRRLTELFGERLDDPDQRLRIELALRAERLRPADV, encoded by the coding sequence GTGAGCTGGCAGCCCGTTGGCGCGTTGTGGGAACGCCTGCCGAGGGAACTCGGTGACGCCATTCGTCCGCGGATCCCGGCGATCGCCCGGCATTGTGTCGAAGGCGTGGTGGCCGAGGTGAGCGAATGCGCCGAAGTGTTCCGCGACGGCGAGGCCCGTGCCGCGGCCGTCGAGCTGACCAGGCGCAGTATCGAACGCGCCATCGACCGGGTCGGCGTCCCCGAACTCCTGCAGAACGACCTGCTGGCCGATTTCCGTGCCCAGGGACGGATCGCGTTCCAGCAAGGACTCAGCCGGGAGGCCGCGCAGGCGGCGTTCCGGGTCTCGAGCCGGGTGCTGTGGCGCTCGATCGCCGCGATCGGCCGCCAGCTCCAGCTGCCCGGTGACGTCCTCTACGGCGCGGCGGAATGTCTGTTCGGTGACGTCGTCGAAGTGACGATGGCGCTGACGGACGGGTACAACACCGCCCAAGCCGAGGCGACGGGCCCCGCTGAGCAGCGGGCCAGGCTCTTCCGGCTGCTGACCGGTGGCTCCGGATACAGCCAGGCCGACGCCGGCGCGCTCGCCGTCGCCATCGGCTGGCGGATCCCCGAACGGATCACCGCGGTCGTCTTCACCGCGGCGCCCGGCGCGCCCTCGTTCCCGCCGGGCCTGCTGCCCGCGGCGGTCCCGGTGGACCTCGTCTCCGACGCGCCCGGCGCGCTCGTGGCCTGTCCGGAGGCCGACCTCGGCGGCCTGCGGGACCTGCCGTCCGGCTGGTCGGCGACGGTCGGGGTGTCCGTCCCGGTCGCGCAGGCCGCCGAGTCGTTCCGGATCGCGCGGCGCGCGTCCGAACTCACCCAGCGGGGCATGATCACGACGGTCGGCCCGGTGCTGTGGTGCGAAGAGCACATCACCACGCTGCTGTTGCTCGCCGACGAGTTCCTGCTCGACCGGCTGGCCGGCGAGGCGCTCGAACCCTTGTCGGGGCTGGCGCCGCGCCAGCACGACGAACTGGCGGCGACCCTGCTCACGCAGGTGCAGACGCGGGGGAGCGCGCCCGAAATCGCCCGACGGCTGGCCGTGCATCCGCAGACGGTGCGGGCGCGGCTGCGGCGGCTCACGGAGCTGTTCGGCGAACGGCTGGACGATCCGGATCAGCGGCTGCGGATCGAGCTGGCGCTGCGCGCGGAACGGTTGCGGCCCGCCGACGTCTGA
- a CDS encoding helix-turn-helix domain-containing protein, with the protein MVLVVEYRGFGMLATLPRSLGEELRPYTGHAAAAMVKQVQRSVTAYSQPLRGVFGRVLVVSCERAVRHYVECIGDPDLPHDRWIDFYRMRGRIEFTEGRSLEPLHDSVTIGARAAWRAMRPIVRGLGVGLDVIALAAESVFVYVDELCATTIEGYQEAEARAAGAIPLRRRRLLELIAQAPEGSACSIASLADGAGWRVPRAAAMVALQRGPGAPAFPVHLLDTTVLADLDTAEPYLLTADPDTDLAPLKDALDGWRVAVSPVVPLADAPAALRTARRALLLNSEDAPGPVIWCRDHLATLWLLAEDFLGAELAKQSLDPFTSLSGKQQERLSETLLAWLETRGGAPEIAQRLGVHPQTVRNRLRQLEDLFGDRLKDADDRLNMQLALRAQRLMRAHRRDEGTPGS; encoded by the coding sequence GTGGTCTTGGTGGTCGAGTACCGCGGTTTCGGCATGCTGGCGACGTTGCCGCGTTCGCTCGGCGAAGAACTGCGTCCGTATACCGGTCACGCCGCGGCCGCCATGGTCAAGCAGGTGCAGCGCTCGGTCACCGCGTATTCGCAGCCGTTGCGCGGTGTCTTCGGCCGCGTCCTGGTCGTCTCCTGCGAACGGGCGGTGCGCCACTACGTCGAGTGCATCGGCGATCCGGACTTGCCCCACGACCGCTGGATCGACTTCTACCGTATGCGCGGGCGGATCGAATTCACCGAGGGCCGCAGCCTGGAACCGTTGCACGACAGCGTGACCATCGGCGCACGGGCGGCATGGCGGGCGATGCGGCCCATCGTGCGCGGGCTCGGCGTGGGACTCGACGTCATCGCGCTCGCGGCCGAGTCCGTCTTCGTCTACGTCGACGAACTGTGCGCCACGACGATCGAGGGGTATCAGGAGGCGGAGGCCAGGGCGGCGGGCGCGATCCCGCTCCGGCGCCGCCGCCTGCTCGAACTGATCGCCCAGGCGCCGGAAGGTTCCGCGTGCAGCATCGCCAGCCTCGCCGACGGCGCAGGCTGGCGGGTTCCGCGGGCCGCGGCCATGGTGGCACTCCAGCGCGGTCCCGGCGCGCCCGCCTTCCCGGTCCACCTCCTGGACACCACCGTGCTGGCCGACCTCGACACCGCCGAGCCGTACCTGCTCACCGCGGATCCGGACACCGATCTCGCACCGCTGAAGGACGCGCTGGACGGCTGGCGCGTGGCGGTCTCCCCCGTCGTACCGCTCGCCGACGCCCCGGCCGCCCTCCGCACCGCCCGCCGTGCGCTACTGCTGAACAGCGAGGACGCGCCCGGCCCGGTCATCTGGTGCCGGGACCACCTCGCCACACTGTGGCTGCTGGCCGAGGACTTCCTCGGCGCCGAACTCGCCAAACAGAGCCTCGACCCGTTCACTTCGCTGAGCGGGAAACAGCAGGAGCGGCTCAGCGAAACCCTGCTGGCGTGGCTGGAAACGCGCGGTGGCGCGCCGGAGATCGCGCAGCGGCTCGGCGTGCATCCGCAGACCGTGCGGAACCGCCTCCGTCAACTGGAGGACCTGTTCGGCGACCGCCTCAAAGACGCCGACGACCGGCTGAACATGCAACTCGCGCTCCGCGCGCAGCGGCTCATGCGCGCCCACCGCCGCGACGAAGGGACGCCAGGGAGCTGA